The following are encoded in a window of Telmatobacter sp. DSM 110680 genomic DNA:
- a CDS encoding segregation/condensation protein A: MTELDKNPEIDSTVNPESDPAPDPVKEPTPDLDPVEDPEPGHRGPVSDPEPGPEPEPDTPEPQPESPHGDPPSREPGINTAPPLVLTSRTVPEAKAAKDVALAKPKKQEEEPNQSPFSVTVGQVYDGPLDLLLDLIRKQDIDIYDIPIAKITAQFLAYVDKLKATDMDVAGDFIYTASLLIHIKSKMLLPRAPAGPDDAADDPRRELVERLLEHERFKNAAQMLQQKQMLEAATWSNPGVREFKDDAAAEPEIAADTVDLVRIFRDILERARKRPTFNVQDDSVTVGQMIQFLTRRLSMEDRPLALRKLLSHSKSSRALVAMFLALLELVRLQAILLRQDRAFSEIFIKKSSGFDSVVNEGLTNSTDDWR; the protein is encoded by the coding sequence TTGACCGAACTCGATAAAAATCCGGAGATCGATTCCACCGTTAATCCAGAGTCAGACCCAGCGCCTGATCCGGTAAAGGAACCAACACCTGATCTCGATCCCGTTGAGGACCCCGAGCCAGGCCACCGCGGTCCTGTCAGCGATCCTGAGCCGGGCCCGGAGCCAGAGCCCGACACACCCGAACCTCAACCGGAGTCCCCGCACGGCGACCCGCCATCGAGAGAGCCCGGCATCAATACCGCTCCGCCTTTGGTGCTCACGTCAAGGACTGTCCCCGAAGCAAAGGCCGCAAAAGACGTCGCGCTTGCTAAGCCGAAGAAGCAGGAAGAGGAACCGAATCAATCGCCATTCTCGGTTACTGTCGGCCAGGTGTACGACGGTCCGCTCGACCTGCTGCTCGATCTCATTCGCAAACAGGACATCGACATCTACGACATCCCGATTGCGAAGATCACAGCGCAGTTTCTGGCCTACGTCGACAAACTTAAGGCGACCGACATGGATGTGGCGGGCGACTTCATCTACACCGCCTCGCTCCTCATCCACATCAAGAGCAAGATGCTGTTGCCGCGCGCGCCTGCCGGACCTGATGATGCCGCCGACGATCCGCGCCGCGAACTGGTTGAACGTTTGCTCGAACACGAGCGCTTCAAGAACGCCGCCCAGATGCTGCAGCAGAAGCAAATGCTCGAAGCTGCTACTTGGTCCAATCCGGGCGTGCGCGAATTCAAAGACGATGCCGCGGCTGAACCGGAGATTGCCGCCGACACCGTCGACCTGGTCCGAATCTTCCGCGACATTCTCGAACGCGCGCGCAAGCGGCCCACCTTCAACGTGCAGGACGACTCCGTCACTGTCGGCCAGATGATCCAGTTCCTCACCCGGCGCCTTTCGATGGAAGACAGGCCACTCGCACTTCGTAAATTGCTCAGCCACTCCAAATCTTCACGCGCACTGGTCGCCATGTTTCTTGCTTTGCTCGAACTAGTGCGACTGCAGGCTATCCTTCTTCGGCAGGACCGGGCGTTCTCAGAAATTTTTATCAAGAAGAGTTCCGGGTTCGATAGCGTAGTGAATGAAGGGCTGACCAACTCCACTGACGATTGGCGGTAA
- a CDS encoding inorganic phosphate transporter yields MAATTATALRRPSLLDRKLKGRPSKAGILAFLAALATGIVYIVFHVAHDLDAASITSYAPYAMLGLALVIALGFEFVNGFHDTANAVATVIYTHSLEPNVAVVLSGICNLAGVLLSSGTVAFAVITLLPVELILQVSSGAGFAMVFALLIAAILWNLGTWWLGLPASSSHTMVGSIIGVGIANQLLMPHTGTSGVDWEQAMKVLKALLISPVVGFVLAGMLILIAKQVAKFPSLYEAPKDNMPPPMPIRALMVLTCTGVSFFHGSNDGQKGMGLIMLILIGTVPTAYALNHAVSPAQTQAFIVSSQQAGSILDRHVDSKGILGADARATVTDYIRTKQLQPDTILALRELVEDIGHEVALYKEFKAVPPQEQANVRNDMYVASEALRLMIKADNPAFTADEKAALNGYKDKVDHATKFIPSWVKVAVALSLGLGTMVGWKRVVVTVGERIGKDHLTYAQGASAGLVAMGTIFAADKFGLPVSTTHILSSGVAGTMCANGNGLRFSTVRNIAAGWVFTLPAAALLSGVLYWAFRHIS; encoded by the coding sequence ATGGCTGCAACGACGGCAACTGCTTTACGCAGACCCTCGCTACTCGACCGCAAGCTGAAAGGCCGGCCGAGCAAAGCCGGCATCCTCGCATTCCTTGCGGCGCTTGCAACAGGCATCGTCTACATCGTTTTTCACGTAGCCCACGATCTTGATGCAGCCTCGATCACCAGCTATGCACCGTACGCGATGCTCGGATTGGCTTTGGTAATAGCCCTTGGTTTTGAATTCGTCAACGGATTTCATGACACCGCCAACGCGGTCGCTACCGTTATATATACCCACTCGCTAGAGCCAAACGTCGCCGTGGTGTTGTCAGGTATCTGTAATCTCGCGGGGGTGCTGTTGTCATCCGGCACAGTGGCCTTCGCCGTCATCACACTCCTGCCCGTTGAGTTGATTCTGCAAGTGAGTTCAGGCGCAGGATTCGCCATGGTCTTTGCGTTGCTTATCGCGGCGATCCTCTGGAACCTCGGGACTTGGTGGCTTGGCCTGCCGGCTTCCAGTTCGCACACCATGGTCGGCTCCATCATCGGCGTAGGAATTGCGAACCAGTTATTGATGCCGCATACCGGGACCTCGGGAGTCGACTGGGAGCAGGCCATGAAGGTTCTTAAGGCCCTCCTGATCTCCCCGGTCGTTGGATTCGTTCTTGCCGGCATGCTTATCCTCATCGCCAAACAGGTGGCCAAGTTTCCGTCGCTCTACGAAGCACCGAAAGACAACATGCCGCCGCCCATGCCGATTCGAGCGCTCATGGTCCTTACCTGCACCGGCGTCAGCTTCTTCCATGGATCTAATGACGGGCAAAAGGGCATGGGTTTGATCATGCTCATCCTCATCGGCACGGTGCCGACTGCCTACGCGCTGAACCACGCTGTAAGCCCGGCGCAGACGCAAGCATTCATCGTGTCATCGCAGCAAGCCGGAAGCATCCTTGATCGCCATGTCGACTCAAAAGGGATCCTCGGTGCCGATGCGCGCGCAACGGTGACCGACTACATCCGCACCAAGCAGTTACAGCCCGATACAATCCTGGCGCTGCGCGAATTGGTGGAAGATATCGGCCACGAAGTTGCGCTCTACAAAGAATTCAAAGCTGTTCCGCCACAGGAGCAGGCCAACGTCCGCAATGACATGTACGTGGCCAGCGAAGCGCTCCGCCTGATGATCAAGGCCGACAATCCCGCTTTCACAGCAGATGAAAAAGCCGCACTCAACGGCTACAAAGACAAGGTGGATCACGCCACCAAGTTCATTCCGTCCTGGGTTAAAGTCGCAGTTGCACTCTCCCTGGGGCTTGGCACCATGGTTGGTTGGAAGCGCGTTGTCGTAACCGTGGGTGAGCGCATCGGCAAGGACCACCTCACATATGCTCAGGGTGCAAGCGCCGGCCTGGTCGCCATGGGAACCATCTTCGCGGCCGACAAGTTCGGGCTGCCGGTAAGCACCACGCACATCCTCAGCTCCGGTGTGGCAGGAACGATGTGTGCCAATGGAAACGGCCTCCGCTTCTCGACCGTCCGCAACATTGCCGCCGGCTGGGTCTTTACGTTACCGGCCGCGGCGCTGCTTTCGGGCGTCCTCTACTGGGCCTTCCGGCACATCAGCTAG
- a CDS encoding inorganic phosphate transporter, translating into MAELATAIAARPPAAALLDKKMHKSHAMISGAVVLIALVVGVWFIATHISQDFSGVALGSAWPYVLLIVALLIALGFEFVNGFHDTANAVATVIYTHSLEPNIAVVWSGMCNLAGVLTSSGTVAFTVITLLPVELILQVSSGAGFAMVFALLIAAIIWNLSTWWFGLPASSSHTMVGSIIGVGLANQLMNAHSGTSGVDWEQATKVFKVLLISPIVGFGAAALLFLLAKATIKYPGLYEAPKGSTPPPWPIRALLVLTCTGVSFFHGSNDGQKGMGLIMLILIGTVPTAYALNHAVSKSDVQQFIAASDNAGKVLDKHVDKAGLLGADARTTVTDYIRTKQLQPDTMLALRELVEDLSHEVAFYKEFKAVPANQQTNVRNDMYVASEAIRLMQKNHNPAFTAQENAVLTLYKSKVDKATKFIPTWVKVAVALALGMGTMVGWKRIVVTVGEKIGKEHLTYAQGATAELVAMATIFAADNFGLPVSTTHVLSSGVAGTMAANRSGLQMSTLRNIAAAWVFTLPVAALLSGSLFWLFRHFA; encoded by the coding sequence ATGGCCGAATTGGCAACCGCTATTGCAGCCCGCCCCCCCGCTGCCGCATTGCTCGATAAAAAAATGCATAAGTCGCACGCCATGATCAGCGGCGCGGTCGTTCTTATCGCCTTAGTGGTTGGCGTCTGGTTCATCGCCACACACATCTCCCAAGATTTCAGCGGTGTGGCTTTGGGTAGCGCGTGGCCCTACGTCCTGTTAATCGTCGCTCTGCTCATCGCACTCGGCTTCGAATTCGTCAACGGCTTTCATGACACCGCGAATGCCGTAGCGACCGTCATCTACACCCACTCGCTCGAGCCAAACATCGCGGTGGTGTGGTCGGGGATGTGCAACCTGGCCGGCGTGCTCACCTCCAGTGGGACTGTCGCTTTCACCGTCATTACGCTACTGCCGGTTGAACTGATTTTGCAGGTGAGCTCCGGCGCCGGATTCGCCATGGTCTTCGCGCTCCTCATTGCTGCAATTATCTGGAATCTGAGCACGTGGTGGTTCGGCCTTCCCGCTTCCAGTTCGCACACCATGGTTGGTTCCATCATCGGAGTCGGACTGGCAAATCAATTGATGAATGCTCACAGTGGAACCTCGGGCGTCGACTGGGAGCAGGCGACCAAAGTCTTCAAAGTCCTGCTCATCTCGCCCATCGTCGGCTTCGGTGCGGCTGCCCTCTTGTTCCTGCTTGCGAAGGCGACCATCAAGTATCCGGGACTTTACGAAGCGCCCAAAGGCAGCACCCCTCCCCCATGGCCCATTCGCGCGTTGCTCGTACTCACGTGCACCGGCGTCAGCTTTTTCCATGGTTCAAACGACGGGCAAAAGGGAATGGGCCTGATCATGCTGATTTTGATCGGCACGGTTCCCACAGCGTACGCGCTGAATCACGCGGTCTCAAAGTCTGACGTACAGCAATTCATCGCAGCATCCGATAACGCGGGTAAGGTTCTCGATAAGCACGTCGATAAAGCCGGCCTGCTCGGCGCAGACGCCCGCACAACCGTAACTGACTACATCCGCACCAAGCAGCTACAGCCCGACACCATGCTCGCACTGCGCGAGCTGGTTGAGGATCTCAGCCACGAAGTCGCGTTTTACAAAGAGTTCAAAGCAGTTCCCGCAAACCAGCAGACCAACGTGCGCAACGACATGTACGTGGCCAGCGAGGCAATCCGCCTCATGCAAAAGAATCACAACCCTGCGTTTACCGCGCAGGAAAACGCCGTACTAACCCTCTACAAATCCAAGGTCGACAAGGCCACCAAGTTCATTCCCACCTGGGTAAAAGTCGCTGTAGCCCTGGCTTTGGGAATGGGCACGATGGTCGGCTGGAAACGAATCGTGGTCACCGTTGGCGAAAAAATCGGTAAGGAGCACCTTACTTACGCACAAGGCGCCACCGCCGAGCTGGTCGCCATGGCCACCATATTCGCAGCAGATAACTTTGGCTTGCCAGTGAGCACCACGCACGTACTCAGTTCGGGAGTAGCTGGCACGATGGCCGCCAATCGAAGCGGTCTTCAGATGTCGACGCTCCGCAACATTGCCGCAGCTTGGGTGTTCACTCTCCCAGTGGCGGCATTACTGTCCGGTTCCCTGTTCTGGCTCTTCCGTCATTTCGCGTAG
- the scpB gene encoding SMC-Scp complex subunit ScpB: protein MSLKSKLEAVIYAAEEPVTLTQLATLFGAEALEWKAAEQAAAAQKAEADAAATVIDPSQPMIAEGLEYLDLRTEDGHLLEQPGFAVLPEAEATFTSSTEPQSETVAEEVGSAALEEAQPEPSESAPDVAAQPDPEAEAKRAARQRDREIKAILRQLIDELITYYASDDRGVEIREIAGGYRMATKPECHDAVRMFIKSLKPAMKLSLPALETLAVIAYKQPVTAPEVNEIRGVDSSGVFGSLLARKLITTAGRKQVIGRPILYKTTKEFLMRFGLKDVAELPSMDEFEKMASELEEVEPVAVDEGDAATAAYEAEGTDGPELDENAPEEPDNDSPQPAENTAQTPAAVSETNENMEPAE from the coding sequence ATGAGCCTGAAATCCAAGCTGGAAGCCGTTATTTACGCCGCCGAAGAGCCGGTCACCCTGACCCAGCTCGCCACCCTGTTTGGCGCTGAAGCGCTGGAATGGAAGGCGGCAGAGCAAGCCGCCGCTGCACAGAAAGCGGAGGCAGACGCAGCTGCAACCGTAATCGATCCCTCTCAGCCGATGATTGCAGAGGGGTTGGAGTATCTCGACCTGCGCACGGAGGACGGCCACCTGTTGGAGCAGCCTGGATTTGCCGTCCTGCCCGAAGCAGAAGCCACCTTCACATCCTCTACTGAACCTCAATCCGAGACCGTCGCGGAAGAAGTCGGTTCGGCCGCACTAGAGGAAGCCCAGCCTGAACCGAGCGAATCCGCACCGGACGTTGCAGCTCAACCGGATCCTGAAGCCGAAGCGAAGCGCGCAGCCCGTCAGCGCGATCGCGAGATTAAGGCAATTCTTCGCCAGTTAATCGATGAACTCATCACTTATTACGCCTCCGACGATCGCGGCGTTGAGATTCGCGAGATTGCCGGCGGTTACCGCATGGCAACCAAGCCAGAGTGCCACGACGCTGTGCGCATGTTCATCAAGAGCCTGAAGCCGGCGATGAAGCTGTCCTTGCCGGCGCTTGAAACACTGGCAGTGATCGCCTATAAGCAGCCCGTAACCGCCCCCGAAGTCAACGAGATTCGCGGTGTGGATTCATCAGGCGTCTTTGGCTCGTTGCTGGCACGAAAGCTCATCACCACCGCCGGTCGCAAACAAGTCATCGGCCGACCGATCCTCTACAAGACGACCAAAGAGTTCTTGATGCGTTTTGGTTTGAAGGATGTCGCCGAGCTGCCGTCGATGGATGAATTTGAGAAGATGGCCAGCGAACTTGAAGAGGTCGAGCCGGTAGCGGTAGACGAAGGCGATGCCGCAACGGCCGCATACGAGGCTGAAGGCACTGACGGGCCTGAATTAGACGAGAACGCACCGGAAGAGCCGGATAATGATTCGCCACAACCGGCTGAAAATACCGCGCAGACTCCGGCGGCCGTGAGCGAGACCAACGAAAATATGGAACCGGCTGAATAG
- a CDS encoding pseudouridine synthase, whose translation MSDDVRPDENQPELDPASEAEEATAAAASDTFEQASDAESEPIADDADAAGVNTPEEDEQIDAIAEPELPGKLERLQKILAQAGVASRRHAENLITEGRVQVNGKVITELGTKADAARDHIRVDGKLLQGSERLRYFMLNKPRGFVTTVSDPEKRPTVMEFFAKLRERLYPVGRLDYLSEGLLLVTNDGDLANKLTKAASGVQKTYLVKVSGEPTEEELDRLRSGVAIERGKPGSGRVHTAPAQIRKVRQGDNPWYEVVIIEGRNRELRKMFEEIGHYVEKIRRVGYGPLVLDVEPGKMRELEPEELEDLRKAADGKLKPKLKDIRRKKAMDAQLPTVKPTLRRPQAFEPSTERPAFSPKREFPPKKQYGTDRPTRPARPSGEGFRPKPGFAEKGPGSFGSQRPGFQRAGSSRSGPPRSGPPKFGTDRPAWKKDDRTARPPARFGERPPRTERPAQFESRPARPDRPTGGFAGARRPEGGRPFEKKPWKKPDTDRPAFKPHPKPRREAVHESEDTRLSRPSKLHIEAVEPERESTFRPSTSRPPTGRPSAGRPPFRGVPADRPRGGRTGERVVGQSRPGQFRPRLDQPGQDRPRQDRQRPDRPMSDRPRLDRPKFDRPKFDRASGPRPSAGPGRTGAREFGEGRPPRAAGTRPFTTSSGKPRAGGARPSNKRAAAGAPGKPAWKPKTGGSGRPASGGRPSPAFGARPGGFSKSGPGFKGKSGGARKPAGGPRSGGPRPGGKPGGKKRG comes from the coding sequence ATGAGCGACGATGTGCGCCCCGATGAAAACCAACCTGAACTGGATCCCGCGTCAGAGGCAGAAGAAGCAACCGCCGCTGCGGCGAGCGATACGTTCGAGCAGGCAAGCGATGCTGAATCGGAACCGATTGCTGACGACGCTGACGCTGCCGGTGTCAACACGCCGGAAGAGGACGAACAGATTGACGCCATCGCCGAGCCGGAACTACCCGGCAAGCTTGAACGCCTGCAGAAGATTCTTGCCCAGGCAGGAGTCGCCAGCCGCCGCCACGCGGAGAACCTGATCACGGAAGGCCGCGTGCAGGTAAACGGCAAGGTCATCACCGAATTAGGCACCAAGGCAGATGCTGCCCGGGATCATATCCGCGTCGACGGCAAGCTGCTGCAAGGGTCTGAGCGCTTGCGCTACTTCATGCTCAATAAGCCGAGAGGATTCGTCACTACGGTCAGCGATCCTGAAAAGCGACCGACAGTCATGGAGTTCTTCGCCAAGTTACGTGAACGCCTCTATCCCGTTGGCCGGCTGGACTACTTGAGCGAAGGCCTCCTGCTGGTGACAAACGACGGCGATTTGGCTAACAAACTCACAAAAGCCGCCTCAGGGGTACAAAAGACCTACCTGGTCAAAGTCAGCGGCGAACCCACCGAAGAAGAACTGGATCGCCTGCGGTCTGGCGTAGCCATTGAACGCGGCAAACCGGGCTCTGGTCGTGTCCATACAGCGCCCGCGCAAATTCGCAAGGTCCGCCAAGGCGACAATCCCTGGTACGAAGTCGTCATCATCGAAGGCCGTAACCGCGAATTGCGCAAGATGTTCGAGGAGATCGGACATTACGTAGAAAAGATTCGCCGCGTAGGCTACGGCCCGCTGGTGCTCGATGTCGAGCCCGGCAAAATGCGCGAACTTGAGCCGGAAGAGTTGGAGGATCTGCGCAAAGCCGCCGATGGCAAGCTGAAACCGAAGCTGAAGGATATCCGCCGAAAGAAGGCAATGGATGCGCAGTTGCCGACGGTGAAGCCGACGCTGAGGCGTCCGCAAGCCTTTGAGCCATCCACCGAACGTCCAGCTTTTTCACCGAAGCGAGAGTTCCCGCCGAAGAAGCAGTATGGCACCGACCGTCCCACCCGCCCCGCGCGACCCTCCGGCGAGGGATTCCGTCCAAAACCCGGTTTCGCAGAAAAGGGTCCAGGCAGTTTTGGATCTCAGCGCCCCGGATTTCAGCGTGCCGGCTCCTCACGGTCCGGCCCTCCGAGATCTGGCCCACCGAAATTCGGCACTGACCGTCCGGCATGGAAGAAGGATGACCGCACAGCCCGTCCCCCGGCTCGTTTTGGAGAACGTCCTCCTCGCACTGAACGACCAGCACAATTTGAATCGAGACCTGCGCGTCCCGACCGGCCAACCGGCGGATTTGCGGGAGCTCGCCGTCCTGAGGGGGGTCGCCCATTTGAGAAGAAGCCGTGGAAGAAGCCCGACACCGACCGTCCGGCATTCAAACCACATCCAAAACCTCGTCGTGAAGCTGTTCACGAGAGCGAAGATACTAGGCTGTCCAGACCTTCGAAGCTGCACATTGAAGCTGTCGAACCAGAACGCGAATCGACTTTTCGCCCCAGCACCTCGCGCCCTCCGACCGGCCGTCCATCGGCAGGCCGTCCTCCGTTTCGTGGAGTTCCTGCTGACCGGCCCCGCGGCGGTCGTACCGGTGAACGCGTTGTAGGCCAAAGCCGTCCCGGTCAGTTCCGCCCGAGATTAGATCAACCAGGGCAAGACAGGCCGAGACAAGATCGGCAAAGACCGGACCGGCCGATGTCTGACCGTCCGCGCCTTGATCGTCCCAAGTTCGATCGCCCCAAGTTCGACCGGGCAAGTGGCCCGCGTCCGTCCGCAGGCCCCGGCCGCACCGGTGCAAGGGAGTTTGGCGAAGGCCGTCCCCCGCGCGCAGCAGGTACTCGGCCCTTCACCACCAGCAGCGGCAAACCTCGTGCAGGCGGCGCGCGACCCAGCAACAAACGCGCGGCGGCGGGAGCACCCGGCAAACCCGCGTGGAAGCCTAAAACAGGTGGATCCGGCAGACCGGCGTCCGGCGGTCGTCCGAGTCCGGCGTTTGGCGCCCGACCCGGGGGCTTCTCAAAGTCTGGACCCGGCTTCAAGGGCAAATCAGGTGGCGCAAGAAAGCCAGCTGGTGGGCCAAGATCCGGGGGACCAAGGCCCGGCGGCAAACCCGGGGGGAAGAAGCGCGGTTAG
- a CDS encoding VOC family protein, whose protein sequence is MANAFNRDILVQAQDPKSAASFYVDVLGFEVTGEEPNMISLHGRHISLFIEQGPPLGPVLEVIVDSVEAAKRRLLAKGCKIVKDEPDFPRCYIRDPYGLTYNLTSSAHE, encoded by the coding sequence ATGGCAAACGCGTTCAATCGAGACATTTTGGTCCAGGCACAGGACCCGAAAAGTGCCGCGTCCTTCTATGTCGACGTTCTTGGCTTCGAAGTTACGGGCGAAGAACCGAATATGATCAGCCTGCACGGAAGGCATATCAGTCTTTTCATCGAACAGGGTCCTCCGCTGGGCCCAGTTCTCGAGGTGATCGTGGATTCAGTAGAAGCCGCCAAACGTCGCCTCCTCGCCAAGGGCTGCAAGATCGTAAAGGACGAGCCGGATTTCCCCCGCTGCTACATTCGCGACCCCTATGGCCTGACCTACAACCTCACCAGCAGCGCTCACGAATAA
- a CDS encoding SRPBCC family protein — MSSDKIEKRIELKAPVSRVWRALTDYREFGDWFKVKLDSPFSAGQISRGQITYPGYEHLTWEARIEKMEPERLFSFTWPHVQSFEKTDAPTDYTGAPRTLVEFRLKPIADGTLLTLTESGFDSIPADWRPEAFRRNDGGWTEQMRNIESHVTQNP, encoded by the coding sequence ATGTCCAGCGACAAGATTGAGAAGCGCATCGAACTCAAGGCACCGGTTTCACGCGTCTGGCGCGCCCTCACCGATTATCGCGAGTTTGGCGATTGGTTCAAGGTCAAGCTGGACAGCCCTTTCTCCGCAGGCCAGATCTCCCGCGGCCAGATCACCTACCCGGGCTACGAACACCTCACATGGGAGGCGCGCATCGAGAAGATGGAACCGGAACGTCTCTTCTCCTTCACCTGGCCTCACGTCCAATCGTTTGAAAAGACCGACGCGCCGACCGACTACACCGGCGCTCCCCGCACGCTCGTCGAATTTCGACTGAAACCGATTGCGGACGGTACACTGCTGACACTCACCGAGTCCGGCTTCGACAGCATTCCCGCCGACTGGCGCCCCGAGGCATTCCGCAGGAACGACGGCGGCTGGACCGAACAGATGAGGAATATCGAGAGCCATGTCACACAAAATCCGTAA
- a CDS encoding metalloregulator ArsR/SmtB family transcription factor yields MSHKIRKRITAKPKARARVFAALGDKTRLALVAKLCSGEPSSIAQLSDESKLTRQAITKHLGVLERAGIVRSSHAGRERIFQFDPEPIESLQAYLASVSKQWDQTLARLKAHVEK; encoded by the coding sequence ATGTCACACAAAATCCGTAAGCGCATTACCGCCAAACCGAAGGCCCGGGCGCGCGTATTTGCCGCGCTCGGCGACAAAACCCGCCTGGCCCTGGTAGCCAAGCTTTGCTCCGGCGAGCCATCCTCAATCGCGCAGCTATCTGACGAATCAAAGCTTACCCGCCAGGCCATCACAAAGCATCTGGGAGTGCTGGAGCGCGCCGGAATCGTCCGCAGTTCACATGCAGGACGGGAGCGCATCTTCCAGTTCGATCCCGAACCGATCGAAAGCCTCCAGGCTTACCTGGCCTCCGTCTCTAAACAGTGGGATCAGACGCTTGCCCGGCTCAAAGCGCATGTAGAGAAGTGA
- the msrA gene encoding peptide-methionine (S)-S-oxide reductase MsrA, whose product MSIEKATFGAGCFWGVEVAFASIPGVTATAVGYEGGKLDKPTYRDVCTDQTGHAEVVELEFDPDKVSYEKLLDAFFELHDPTTKDRQGPDWGSQYRSAIFFHSPEQEQQAKAKIEQLTASGQFAPKRIVTKVEPAQTFWRAEEYHQKYLEKRGQASCHI is encoded by the coding sequence ATGAGCATCGAAAAAGCGACATTTGGAGCAGGCTGTTTCTGGGGCGTCGAAGTGGCATTTGCCTCGATTCCCGGCGTTACTGCCACTGCCGTCGGCTATGAGGGCGGCAAACTCGACAAGCCCACCTACCGCGACGTCTGTACCGACCAGACCGGCCACGCCGAGGTAGTCGAACTCGAATTCGACCCTGACAAAGTCAGCTATGAGAAGCTTCTGGACGCGTTCTTTGAGCTGCATGACCCGACCACCAAGGACCGCCAGGGCCCTGACTGGGGCTCACAGTATCGCTCCGCCATCTTCTTCCACTCCCCCGAGCAGGAGCAGCAGGCCAAGGCAAAGATCGAGCAACTAACGGCTTCCGGCCAGTTCGCGCCCAAGCGCATTGTCACCAAGGTCGAGCCAGCCCAGACATTCTGGCGCGCGGAAGAATATCACCAGAAATACCTGGAGAAGCGCGGCCAGGCCAGCTGCCATATTTAA
- a CDS encoding glycosyltransferase family 2 protein, with protein MPPRRKTLSIAMIAMNEEANLPRTLESVNWADEIIVVDSGSRDRTIEIAQSFGAKTSYHAFGGHGEQKNVALDLCTSDWTLLLDADEVLTPELQQEIRNLLAGEPKFDAYWIPRLNLYFGKWIRHGGFYPDHKLRLFKRGAARLSEGVGPHSTPQFAGRRGKMRGDMLHYAYPTMGIYLEHMNRYSSEIAQLLHNRGKDSRSFPAFLWNAVLNPAATFLYNYIFRLGFLDGREGLILHINHSVYIHWKYIKAWRLGQGKQ; from the coding sequence ATGCCCCCCCGCCGCAAGACTCTCTCGATTGCAATGATCGCCATGAACGAGGAGGCGAATCTGCCTCGGACGCTGGAGAGCGTGAATTGGGCGGATGAGATCATCGTTGTCGACTCCGGCTCGCGCGATCGCACGATTGAAATTGCGCAATCCTTTGGGGCGAAGACCAGCTATCACGCATTTGGCGGGCACGGCGAACAGAAAAACGTGGCGCTTGATCTGTGTACCAGTGACTGGACTTTGCTGCTCGATGCCGATGAGGTGCTTACGCCGGAATTGCAGCAGGAGATTCGCAACTTGCTGGCGGGCGAACCGAAGTTCGATGCCTATTGGATTCCGCGATTGAATTTGTATTTCGGCAAGTGGATCCGGCATGGCGGGTTCTACCCGGATCACAAGCTGAGGCTCTTCAAGCGCGGCGCGGCGCGGCTGAGCGAAGGCGTGGGTCCGCATTCAACGCCTCAGTTTGCAGGTCGGCGAGGCAAGATGCGCGGCGACATGCTGCATTACGCCTATCCCACGATGGGCATTTATCTGGAACACATGAATCGCTACAGCTCAGAGATTGCGCAGTTGTTGCACAATCGCGGCAAAGATAGTAGATCGTTCCCCGCGTTCTTGTGGAATGCGGTGCTCAATCCGGCGGCAACGTTTTTGTATAACTACATTTTCAGACTGGGGTTTCTGGATGGGCGCGAGGGGTTGATTCTGCACATCAATCACTCGGTGTACATCCATTGGAAGTACATCAAGGCGTGGCGGCTCGGACAGGGGAAGCAATAA
- a CDS encoding STAS domain-containing protein encodes MPEIAAVSPLTLDVERNGDVATVKCHGKLVLGVCDVLTSKVRALIPDTKRIVLDLTDLKQMDSMGLGTIVRLYASAKTGGSCLVLVNIGPRIRQLLGITNLLSVLTDMCEQGVTIRF; translated from the coding sequence ATGCCTGAAATCGCAGCCGTCTCTCCCCTGACGCTCGACGTTGAACGCAATGGCGATGTCGCAACCGTGAAGTGCCACGGCAAACTGGTGTTGGGCGTTTGCGATGTGCTCACCTCCAAAGTCCGAGCCCTGATCCCCGACACCAAGCGCATTGTGCTGGACCTGACCGATCTGAAGCAGATGGATAGCATGGGACTTGGAACGATCGTGCGCCTCTATGCGTCAGCGAAGACGGGCGGAAGCTGCCTCGTGCTGGTCAATATCGGACCACGCATTCGCCAGCTTCTGGGAATCACGAATCTACTGTCGGTGCTGACGGATATGTGCGAGCAGGGCGTGACGATTCGGTTTTAA